The following are encoded together in the Parambassis ranga chromosome 20, fParRan2.1, whole genome shotgun sequence genome:
- the scrib gene encoding protein scribble homolog isoform X10, giving the protein MLKCIPLWRCNRHVESVDKRHCNLQTVPDEIFRYSRSLEELLLDANQLKELPKPFFRLLNLRKLGLSDNEIQRLPPEVANFMQLVELDISRNDIPEIPESIKFCRALEIADFSGNPLSRLPDGFTQLRALAHLALNDVSLQTLPSDIGNLANLVTLELRENLLKSLPTSLSFLVKLEQLDLGSNELEVLPDTLGALPNLRELWLDRNQLSSLPPELGNLRRLVCLDVSENRLEELPSELSGLMALTDLLLTQNLLEVIPDSIGCMKQLSILKVDQNRLTQLTDSIGECENLTELVLTENLLQSLPRSLGKLKKLTNLNVDRNRLGSVPKELGGCASLNVLSLRDNRLGKLPAELADATELHVLDVAGNRLQNLPFALTNLNLKAMWLAENQSQPMLKFQTEDDERTGEKVLTCYLLPQQPSPSLENLLQNSVDDSWTDSNLNRVSVIQFQEETKAEEEDDEAAAERRGLQRRATPHPSELKVMKKVIEERRNEAYTSRPDGEEEPLDSQEKRLSDLSNQSHDSQVSNSTLSATSHEDRQNMTLASQKEDLVDGHSPQEEEDLDEMEVEYIEPTVHFAEEPIIRGGDEDDDEDGEDGERSDEEDERPSFPAEKQRLIRKDTPHYKKHFKITKLPKPEAVAALLQGFSPDGLNSPTQATEDEQDEEEEEEEEEQCVGMLQQQRRIEDLEDSRHQGNSSQVKGVSFDQVNNLLIEPARIEEEEHTLNILRQTGGLGISIAGGKGSTPYKGDDEGIFISRVSEEGPAARAGVKIGDKLLEVNGVDLHEAEHHTAVEALRSSGASVSMTVLRERMVEPENAITTTPLRPEDDYFPRERRSSGIAFNMEASPSGPRQRFSTCLMRNDKGLGFSIAGGKGSTPYRTGDTGIYISRIAEGGAAHKDSTLHVGDRVISINGVDMTEARHDQAVALLTGTSPTIALLVERDLNASGGSPGQSRARAHSPPPPEPSDSPDQEEEGLSLHGNHLSRMEDEYPIEEVTLVKSGGPLGLSIVGGSDHASHPFGINEPGVFISKVIPHGLACQCGLRVGDRILEVNSIDLRHATHQEAVRALLANKQEIRMLVRRDPSPPGMQEILIQKQPGEKLGISIRGGAKGHAGNPFDPTDEGIFISKVSSSGAAARDGRLQVGMRILEVNNHSLLGMTHTEAVRVLRAIGDSLVMLVCDGFDPHKVAAVEASPGVIANPFASGIVRKNSMESISSIDRDLSPEEMDMIQKESEMVRETSQWEREEMEKVERMRLEREEATRLLEEETENIGTGPLKLDYKTLAALPTTSLQKVNRFSTSVTLTAPMEAPLQAQYGAPLEPLVFQPTIPLSPMVPQCCPSLNTDHNHQHGSADTESAGTTEAAINSAFTPEEEDCLVDSQPMCFKENPFLVANRKGKGLPPGQQILSGPPVGYGRQGQLQPWLFSKTPSSDYTRTDSPIREAPYSPTIQPPSDHSSSSSLCAGRETRFANIHYTSTPTAKDNTSSSTRPGAIQPVGRVRPSTSPATPDSHSPNPFQHGPSPFNSQTSPRAPSPTSPDEFPMNVKQAYKAFAAVPRSHAVLEPPQDLYGVRNNLQPKQPSPESPSPGGKNSPEQRSFRDRQKYFEIDVKQQTPEKPKPRVSLVGEDDLKKMREEEERKFEQRAREYLLDEDDEDEEEDLAKQVAQMKATGKVLLDGVEYKVEPVTSPSQHCSTPPGYNVTPPSYYGSSGPSSVDGKGDSQRNSLDDSFRLEQRPNSMTGLIPVYPGESAAPIRTAKAERRHQERLRMQSPELAVASDKDLSPAEKRALEAEKRAMWRAARPYGLEDDVRQYEQDLAKRLYQARVRASQGTTAAPQPPTSSSTSSSAASQLRMKSLEQDALKAQMVIAKSRDGKKRGTLDQLTESPSPAPTPSPTPMEEVSPRGVTSPGRLSLSSKKFDYRQFAAIPSSKPVYDIQSPDAADDMQFMDDGSSNPVATASPEVEVPTPLPATSALEEMALYSNKRKLRQGRRSLETAVPT; this is encoded by the exons ATGCTGAAGTGTATCCCCCTGTGGCGCTGCAACCGCCACGTCGAGTCGGTGGACAAGCGGCATTGCAACTTACAGACAGTCCCCGATGAAATATTCCGCTATAGTCGGAGCCTGGAAGAGCTTCTCCTCGATGCCAATCAACTCAAAGAGCTACCAAAG CCTTTCTTCAGACTACTGAACCTACGGAAGCTCGGCCTGAGTGACAATGAGATCCAGAGACTCCCTCCTGAGGTGGCCAACTTCATGCAGCTGGTGGAACTGGACATCTCCAGAAACG acaTTCCTGAGATCCCTGAGAGCATCAAGTTTTGCAGGGCCTTGGAGATTGCAGACTTCAGTGGAAACCCCCTCTCCAG ATTACCGGATGGTTTCACTCAACTCCGAGCGCTGGCCCACTTGGCACTCAACGACGTGTCATTACAGACGTTGCCCAGTGATATTGGAAA TCTGGCCAACCTGGTGACGTTGGAGCTCAGGGAAAACCTGTTGAAGTCTCTGCCTAC GTCACTCTCTTTCCTGGTGAAACTGGAACAGCTGGACCTGGGAAGCAATGAACTGGAAGTTTTA CCGGACACCCTCGGTGCTCTCCCCAACCTGAGAGAGCTGTGGCTAGACCGTAACCAGTTGTCCTCATTACCGCCT gagcTGGGAAACCTTCGGAGGTTGGTGTGTCTGGATGTGTCAGAGAATCGTCTCGAGGAGCTTCCCTCAGAGCTAAGCGGCCTTATGGCGCTCACAGACCTGCTGCTTACACAgaacctgctggaggtcatccCAGACAGCATTG GCTGTATGAAGCAGCTCTCCATCCTGAAGGTGGACCAGAACAGGTTGACCCAGCTGACTGATTCAATAGGGGAGTGTGAAAACCTCACAGAGCTTGTCCTCACAGAGAACCTTTTACAG TCACTTCCTCGCTCACTGGGTAAGCTGAAGAAACTGACCAACCTGAATGTAGACCGCAACCGGCTGGGCAGCGTGCCCAAAGAGCTGGGTGGCTGTGCCAGCCTCAACGTCCTCTCATTAAGAGACAACCGCCTGGGCAAGCTGCCTGCTGAGCTTGCAGATGCCACTGAGCTGCATGTACTGGATGTGGCTGGGAACAG ATTACAAAACTTGCCTTTTGCCCTGACAAACCTCAACCTGAAGGCCATGTGGCTCGCAGAGAACCAGTCACAGCCGATGCTCAAATTCCAGACGGAGGATGACGAGCGAACAGGAGAGAAAGTGTTGACGTGCTATTTACTGCCCCAGCAGCCTTCTCCAAGCCTAG AGAACCTCCTGCAGAACAGTGTGGACGACAGTTGGACAGACAGCAACCTGAACCGAGTGTCAGTCATTCAGTTCCAGGAAGAGACcaaggctgaggaggaggatgatgaggctGCTGCAGAGCGCAGA GGCCTTCAGCGCAGAGCCACCCCGCACCCTAGTGAACTAAAGGTGATGAAGAAGGTGATtgaagagaggaggaatgaAGCCTACACATCCAGACCTGATGGAGAAGAAGAGCCCCTTGACTCACAG gagaAACGGCTCAGTGACCTCTCCAATCAGAGCCATGACTCCCAGGTGTCCAACAGCACACTGTCAGCCACCTCCCACGAGGACAGACAAAACATGACCCTGGCATCACAGAAGGAGGACCTTGTGGATGGCCACTCCCCTCAGGAGGAAGAAGACCTAGATGAGATGGAAGTGGAGTACATTGAG CCAACTGTGCACTTCGCTGAAGAACCCATCATCCGTGGTggggatgaggatgatgatgaggatggggAGGATGGCGAAAGGAGTGATGAGGAAGACGAGAGaccatcttttcctgcagagAAGCAGCGTCTGATCAGAAAAGACACACCGCACTACAAGAAGCACTTCAAAATCACCAAGCTGCCCAAACCTGAGGCCGTGGCTGCACTGCTGCAGGGCTTCAGTCCTGATGGCCTCAATTCTCCAACACAAGCTACCGAAGATGagcaggacgaggaggaggaggaggaggaggaggagcagtgcGTTGGCATGCTTCAGCAGCAGCGCAGGATAGAGGACCTAGAGGACAGCCGACATCAGGGAAACTCCAGTCAAGTAAAG GGGGTGTCATTTGATCAAGTCAATAATCTGCTGATTGAACCTGCTCGAattgaggaggaagag CACACTCTGAACATCTTGCGACAAACAGGCGGCCTGGGTATCAGCATCGCTGGAGGAAAAGGATCCACGCCTTACAAAGGAGATGACGAG GGAATCTTCATATCCAGAGTATCTGAAGAAGGTCCTGCAGCTAGAGCGGGGGTCAAAATCGGAGACAAACTCCTGGAG GTAAACGGAGTGGACCTCCACGAAGCAGAACATCACACAGCTGTGGAAGCTCTCCGTAGCTCCGGTGCCTCAGTTTCCATGACAGTACTGCGGGAACGCATGGTGGAGCCGGAGAATGCCATCACCACCACGCCACTTAGGCCTGAGGATGACTACTTCCCAAGGGAGAGACGGAGCAGTGGGATTGCCTTCAACATGGAGGCCAGTCCCAGTGGGCCTCGGCAGCGCTTCTCCACCTGCCTGATGCGCAACGATAAGGGTTTGGGTTTCAGCATTGCAGGAGGAAAAGGATCCACGCCATACCGCACAGGAGACACT GGCATCTACATCTCACGAATCGCAGAGGGTGGAGCGGCACACAAGGACAGCACGCTGCATGTGGGCGACAGGGTGATTTCT ATCAATGGTGTAGACATGACAGAGGCCAGGCATGACCAGGCAGTAGCGCTCCTTACCGGCACCTCCCCCACCATCGCCCTCCTGGTGGAGCGAGACCTGAATGCATCAGGGGGCTCTCCAGGTCAGTCCCGGGCACGAGCCCATTCCCCTCCGCCCCCAGAACCCTCAGATTCTCCAGACCAGGAAGAGGAAGGCCTTTCCCTCCACGGAAACCACCTGAGCCGGATGGAGGATGAGTACCCCATCGAG GAAGTGACGCTGGTGAAGTCAGGTGGCCCTCTAGGTCTGAGCATCGTGGGAGGCAGCGATCATGCCAGTCACCCTTTCGGCATCAATGAACCCGGGGTGTTCATTTCAAAG GTGATTCCTCATGGTCTAGCATGTCAATGTGGGCTGCGTGTCGGAGACAGGATATTAGAAGTGAACTCCATCGACCTGCGACACGCCACACACCAGGAAGCTGTGCGAGCTCTGCTGGCCAACAAGCAGGAGATCCGTATGTTGGTACGGAGGGACCCTTCACCACCTGGGATGCAGGAAATTTTGATCCAGAAGCAGCCAGGGGAAAAGCTCGGCATAAGTATTCGTGGGGGGGCCAAGGGTCATGCTGGAAACCCATTCGATCCCACGGATGAGGGCATCTTTATCTCTAAG GTGAGTTCAAGCGGAGCAGCAGCAAGAGATGGACGATTGCAGGTTGGGATGCGTATCCTGGAGGTGAACAACCACAGCTTACTGgggatgacacacacagaagcagtgcGAGTGCTTCGTGCCATCGGAGATTCTCTAGTCATGCTGGTGTGTGATGGCTTCGACCCACACAAAGTGGCCGCTGTGGAG GCATCTCCTGGCGTCATTGCCAACCCTTTTGCAAGCGGGATCGTACGCAAAAACAGTATGGAGAGCATCTCTTCAATAGACCGAGACCTGAGCCCAGAGGAGATGGACATGATACAGAAG GAGTCTGAGATGGTGAGAGAGACATCACAGTGGGAGCGAGAAGAGATGGAGAAAGTG GAGCGTATGCGCTTGGAGCGTGAGGAGGCAACTCGCCTGCTAGAAGAGGAGACTGAG AACATTGGCACTGGACCTCTAAAACTTGACTACAAAACCCTGGCTGCATTGCCCACCACCAGTCTGCAGAAGGTCAACAGG TTCTCTACCTCTGTCACTCTGACCGCTCCCATGGAGGCCCCCCTGCAGGCCCAGTACGGAGCCCCTTTAGAGCCCCTGGTCTTTCAACCCACAATCCCCCTCAGCCCTATGGTCCCACAGTGCTGTCCCAGTCTGAACACAGACCACAACCATCAACATGGATCTGCCGACACTGAGAGTGCAGGCACAACAGAAGCGGCTATTAATTCAGCTTTCACCCCTGAAGAAGAGGACTGCCTGGTGGACTCACAGCCTATGTGCTTCAAAGAGAATCCTTTCTTGGTGGCTAATCGTAAAGGAAAGGGTCTTCCTCCTGGACAGCAGATCCTGTCAGGGCCTCCTGTGGGCTATGGCAGACAGGGCCAGCTGCAGCCGTGGCTGTTCAGCAAG ACGCCCTCTTCCGATTATACCCGGACAGACAGCCCAATCAGGGAAGCACCTTACTCCCCCACCATTCAACCG CCCAGCGACCACTCTTCCAGCAGCTCCCTGTGTGCTGGCAGGGAGACTCGCTTT GCAAACATTCATTACACGTCCACTCCCACTGCCAAGGACAACACCTCCTCATCA ACGCGACCGGGTGCCATTCAGCCAGTTGGACGTGTGCGGCCGAGCACCTCCCCTGCCACACCGGACAGCCATAGTCCCAACCCCTTTCAGCATGGCCCCTCCCCCTTCAACTCCCAGACCTCT ccTCGcgccccctcccccacctcgcCCGACGAGTTTCCCATGAATGTCAAGCAGGCATACAAGGCGTTTGCCGCCGTGCCTCGCTCTCATGCAGTGCTGGAGCCACCGCAG GACCTGTACGGTGTAAGGAACAATCTGCAACCTAAACAACCCTCTCCAGAG AGCCCTTCTCCTGGTGGTAAGAATAGCCCAGAGCAGCGCTCTTTCAGGGACAGGCAGAAGTACTTTGAGATTGACGTGAAGCAGCAGACGCCAGAAAAACCCAAACCTCGAGTCTCCCTGGTCGGAGAAGATGACCTTAAAAAaatgagggaggaggaag AGAGGAAGTTTGAGCAGAGGGCGCGAGAATACCTgctggatgaggatgatgaagatgaggaggaggacctgGCTAAACAGGTGGCACAGATGAAGGCCACTGGCAAGGTGTTGCTGGATGGAGTAGAATACAAAGTGGAGCCAGTGACCAGCCCGTCACAGCACTGCTCCACACCACCGGGCTACAACGTCACACCACCGAGCTACTACGGCAGCTCAGG GCCCTCCTCTGTCGATGGTAAGGGAGACTCTCAGAGGAACTCGTTAGACGACAGCTTCAGGCTGGAGCAGAGGCCCAACTCTATGACTGG TCTGATCCCAGTCTACCCTGGGGAGTCGGCAGCTCCGATCCGCACAGCCAAAGCAGAGCGCCGACACCAAGAGAGGCTTCGTATGCAGAGCCCTGAGCTGGCGGTGGCGTCTGACAAGGACCTGTCCCCTGCAGAGAAACGCGCTCTGGAAGCTGAGAAGAGAGCCATGTGGAGGGCAGCACG GCCATATGGCCTAGAGGATGATGTAAGGCAGTATGAGCAGGACCTGGCTAAGAGGCTCTACCAGGCCCGTGTGAGGGCATCTCAGGGCACGACAGCGGCCCCCCAGCCCCCCACttcctcctctacctcctcctctgcagcctcccagCTCAG